gcCTTTACTTCCTCAATatgttttattgatttgtttgttgTTACACATGGTGGTGAAGCATCTTACGCTGCGTGAGATCAGCCCTGAGTTAAACGTGCTGTGATATTTGAGTAGCGCTTGAATGTGTGACATGTTCTGATTCACTCCCTCATCTTCACCTCGCCCTCCCTTGCCCACCCTTAGAACAGAGGGTGGCAATCAGGTGAGCAACTGGGGCTGGGACCACGGCCACCGCCTGCGTGAAGCTGGGAGACTGTCACCCCAACTCATCCGCAGTTTCCCACAAGTCAGAGGAAATTTATTCTTCCTCTGGGTCTtcaatatttcctttcccttcgGTTCTTCACAGCCCACACACCACATAGAATGATGGGTCCTAGTTTAGAAATAATCTACAAGCAATGGAAGACTTTACTTTAGGTTCGGGGCACAGCGCCCTTTGTGGGAGAAGTGATGGGAAGTGGTAGACCCTTCTCCTGGGATTTAGGACCTGGTGCATGAATTCTCCTTTCAGAAGCTGGGGTTGAAGGATGTGAGGGAGGTCAGGGCATGAAACAGTCTCTGGGGAATAGAAGAGGGCAGCCCAGGTAACGGATCCTCTTCTCCCATCCTTCCAATTAAGGCAGTAGCCAGAAGCATCTTTAATGTGCTCCTTGTCACAGGAAAGGCAGAGCACGTTCCACAATAAAGGAGGCTCTTTGGGCATTGTAGCTGCTGTCCCCAATGCAGAAAAAAGCACTGGTCCAAGaggcaaaatatttaaaggacattcttgCTAAAATGTATGTGGGTAGAAGAATTAGGTCCcagagagaaaaattagaaatacaaatgtattatttttagtaccttttaaaaatgtaacgaTGTAATGTAACAATGTAACAATATTAACTTTAGAAATGTAACACTATTAACTTTACTCTTGTAAAGTTATGAAATGTTCGAACCTAGAATTCATGCCAGTTAAGGTAAAATGGAACTCAGAAGTGCCAGGAGAAGGGCCATTGAGTGATTTTGCACATGATCTAGTTTTCCGATGAGGACAGGTGAAAGCAGTGGCATCTTTTCAGTGGAAAACGATCAAGGCTCAGGGAGAAAAGCTCTTCACACAGGTCTGAATGGTGGAAGTGGCGCTGGTAAACCACGACTCCCAGAGATGCCCACTTTTGCGTACAATTTTCTGTCTCCTATCTTAAAAAATGAGTAATTGTGGCATTTATTCAGTGACTCTTAAGTTTTCAAACTAAAGAGCGGACCACCCTTTGCCTGGTTGGTTTCCCAGGCTGGGAATGAGCAGGGCACCCGGTGTGAGAGCCCAGCCGTGAGCAGATGATCTGCCCTACTGAGGACTGAGCCGAGGGGAGGGAATTGGGACAGACCGCAGGaaggtttccccaatgtcacctAGCCAGAAAAACCATAGCATTCATTTCAAAGTTTGTCTGGAACCCTTTGAAAGCGAAATACAGCTGTGCTGCTCTGTGAGTTGGGTACAGCCTAACCCAGAAGCCGAAGGCCTGATCTGACGACACTGTGGGGACCTTTCTGTGATTCTTTGAGACCCAGTAATTCCAGCACCATGGTGGGAGGGCCCAGGCAGCCTGCCTGCTTTAGCCTTTCTGCAGTATTTACTATTCTCCCATCTCAGAACTTCAGAACATTTCTGCTCAGGGCAAACAATCTGAGTACCGTGACTTTGCGCATGAAGAAATAGAAGCATTCTGTTTTGAGATACTTACCAAGGGTGGTACAGAAGATACATAGCAAAGACTAAAATTCATGTTTTGACCATTCAAACCATGAGTACCTGCTAGTGTAGGCGGAGCATGAGGTATGagagcagaaatgaaagaagCGTGGTGACTGTCCGGGACAGGCCTGCGTGTCATTGACCACTGGGGAGTGGGGACAGGGCACTGTGGCCTCTTGGGGAGAGAGCCGTTGGCTGTGTCTGTGCAGGTTGGGACAGGAGGCCCTGGAAAGGTGATGTTTGAGCTGGACtcggagggaggaaaaggagtaGATTCTGAGCTTTGGGGTCTGGCTGAGACAGTGAGACACTTATCCTGCTCTGGAAGGGAGATGATGTATAGCACACAGGGTCCCTCTGGGGCACTGTCTGCTCTTTGCTAGCTTTTGTGCATGTGATGGGAAAGGTGGAAACGttgatctgttttttttcttagacAAGTGCCAGCTTGATTCCTGACCCAGAGAGCCACAGAACCACAGAACAATGGAGCAGGAAACCACCTTGCTTCATTAAGTCCCGTGCCCTCACCTCACAGAAATTAACCCGAGGGCCAAGAGATGCTCCGAGTCACAGGAGGTCTGTGCCGAGTGGAAACTGGGACTCAGTTCCTCTTTGTCTGCAATCACTTGCCTCCCCTGTAGGCAGTGGCTGCGGGCAAGGTCCCCGCTCGGTCCACTGCAGTTCGATTGTAGAATGAGGCCAACTAGAGCATGGCCACATCACCGGTTTCCATATTTGGACTTTGAGCTACAAAGTACTTCTTTTAATTCCTCTTGTTCTCAGATCCTCAAAAGATTTCATAACCTTTGGATCTTTTGCAATCTCTCCCCTAAGTTTGGTGCAGTCGGCCCAGGTTCCTATCTCACTGCCAACACTTATTAGTTGCATAACCTTGAACAAGTAGCTGGTGTCTCagattccttatctgtaaaataggggtaataataatagtacctacctggTGCCGTTGTGAGGACTGAATGGATTAACATATGCAAAGCACTTATAACAGTACGGTATACATAGTAAGttctgaaattattattattattacctttttgGCTTATTTGATATATTAGTAAGCTACGTGTGGATTGGTTATAGTGAGTGATTATCCAAGTTCATTCTTGGAGTCTGAGTGGTATTTAGAAGTACTGCCCGTTAACATGTTAGCTGATTCCCCAAGTTAATGGATGGGCTGTTACACCCCATTCACTTCCCAGGCAGTAGTGACTGTCTATACCAGGAACTGTGAATTCACATGCTCTCAGGGGCAGAGGAGGAAATGTACAAGAATCAAGGAAGCTGGGTATGTGCTTGTTAAACGGTAGGGAGTtgctcttctcttttaaaaagagaaccacaatttttctttccctccagtTTTTCTTAGAATGAGGTTTTTTTCCAGGCTTTTTCCTTTGTTACTTTTGATATAGGCAGAGgaatagagaaatatttttcttctagtaAAACAAGTGGCCGTGAAGGTGCAAAAATAAatggcaacttaaaaaaaaaaaattagcaactgCCACGACATTCATTTTAGGGACACAGGGAGGTTGGGGACAGTGACGGGATAGAGAGCTCACGCTTGGCCTAAAAGGCCAGTGACCACCCTTGTCTAGCTTTTTATTCCCACAGAGGACAAAGGACCTTGTGTTATTAGCTCTTCAGTTTTTCTAGAGCTACCCCAAATCTCGATATTTATATGAAAgttcccattttaaaatataaactcaaagCATATCTGTGAATTCCATCCTCAGCCTGCCTGTTTGCAGCCCCTGGTCCACACAGGGTAGAACCTCCGTATGCTAATGTCATCTACTGAGATTTCAGCCAGAATTGTGAAGTCTTGTCTGCTTTGTAGAGTTAAAGAGAAATACTCTCTGTCGTTCAAAAAGGACTGCCTTTGTTCATTGGGTAACTAAGCATTAGATTCTTGATTTCATTCCTAAGACACTCAACTTTGTATGAATAGAAAACCACGGCTGCCATAGCTCAGATGACTGTGGGAGTCTTTGGGAGGGTTCATTGGATGGTGGTATCTATCCCGTGAAGATATTGGGTCCtagtccctggaacctgtgaattttTCCTTACTTGGCAAAATAGACTTTGtaggtgtgattaaattaagaaatCTGAGATGGGGAGATAAACCTATCTCTAAATGGAGATAGGTTTAGTGGGCCCTAAATGGAAACACTAGTCCTCgtaagagagaagcagagggagattGGACACAGAGAGGAGTCagtgtgaccacagaggcagagactggagtgatgtggccacaagccaaggaacaccagcaGCCACCAGAcgctggaagagacaaggaggAAGTGAGCCAGTACCTCTGGAGGAGGTGCCAATACCTTGATCTCGACCCAGTGATACTGGTTCtggactctggcctccagaaatgtgagagaatacatttctgctgttttaagctaccaagttTATGGTAATTCATGAACAGCAGCTGTAGAAAACTAATATTGTTAgtaaggaaaaattttttaaattggtttttgCCAGTGATGCATGGATCAGTAAATGACATGTCCTTGACGAGAGAAATTAGCCATTATTTAGGGATCAGTGGCCCTAAGCCTTCCTTGAGATTTTTGGCTAGTGGTCCACATGGTGACTTCTTGCTTGTACAACTGTAGCACTCTGGTCGTCTCTACCCTGCCAGAAACTTACCCCAAGGGCCATTCCCTGGTCACTGTGTGTGTTCCAGAGGAATGCTTTCAGTTGTCCTTGACAGAATATCTGATGGTGGCTTCAGCAACAAAGACTTTTGATTAGGTCATATAACAAGAAATCTAAAGCAGATATTTTCAGGGATTGTGCAGCAGCCCAGTGATGTCATCCAGGATtcagcttctttcttttaatcCATCCTCAGCAGTTGGGATTCTCATCTTTAGAGCTGACGTCTCATAATCACCAGAAGACTGTCTCAGCTCTGAATATTACAGCTTTATACAACCATGTTCAAGGCAGAAACACAGGGCAACCTCTTTGTCAGCTGTCTCTATCAAAGGGTAGATTCCCTCTCAGAAGCCCTTCTCTTCCCTCACCAGCTCACTTTCCTTTCCGTCTCATAAGTCAGAGCCATAGTCCCACTCCTAAACAGTGTTCGGTAGGAAGTACAATGGAATTGTTTGGCTTGGCTTCAACTGATCGTTGTCCATGCCCTGGGGCTGTAGTAGGTGACTGCCATCCCTGACTGTATTGAATCGGGAATAAAATCAGAGCCCTATAAACTAAGCAGCAAGAGGAGCATTGCTATTGGGTAGATCAGCAATGGCATCAGTCATATCGCCCTTCTTTTTCCTAGTGCGTTGTCCATCACCCTGTTGTTTTCGTCCTTTCCTTTCAGAGTAAAACATGAGTCATCATATTCAGGCCACcacaaaaatgatgaacaactgAACAATACTGATCTCAAAAGTCAGTGACCACTTCCTGCTAGGATGCTCAGAGTTGACCATGGGTTGAATGCTACTTTTTGTCTAATGCTAATTTGAATAATATCACTTGGAAATAATTCACTAGAGAACAGAAAGCTCAGATAGGTGTCATGGTTCTGTTCTCTAGATCTGTATATAGTGTAACTAGCCCTCCTCTCTGATACTCCTTTGTACCCTTGAAACAATCACCACAGCTTCCTAAGTccctttttcttcatgtattctCTGTTTCTTCAACTACTCTTCTCGTGCTTTCATTTAGGCCCCTTATTAtgttctttaatatctttcttgAAGTTTGTCATCCAAAGTTGAACAGTAATTCAGGGGTATGTTGAGATTGTCATGTCCCTTGTTCCAGACCCACAGCTGCCATGTTGCAAAGCTCCAGTGGACACCATTCATGTAGTGTTCTATGAGTACCCCAGAGTTGTGCAAGGTATTAGCATTGTCTGAATGTTGTCCTCCTAATAAGAACTCCAATAATGCActatctttggggaaaaaaaataaagcaaccttAGAGCATCTCCAGTGAGAGGTTTTGTACATATCTCAAATTCAACACCTTAGAAAACAGAACCCATTGTGTCTCCTACTCTCTATAACATTCATCCTGTCTGGTGCCTTTGTTCAGGCCTTCCACATATTTCACCTGACTATTGCAGTAACCTCCGTCTAGTCTCTCTGCCTCTAGTCTCTCTATTCTAACATCAGTTTGAATAGTCCAGGGGGATCTCCCTCATGTCATTTCCCTGCTTAAAAGCCCCAGAGAGCTCCCGTGTGGCAGGGTAAAGACCAAACTCCTGCATGACAGATATACGCCCTCACAGCTGGGCCTCACCCTAAGTTTCTAGCCATTCGCTGCATTTCCTTACTGCCCTCCGTGGCTTTTATGTCCTAGCCCTGTACTTCACAGTGGGGTTGCACATTACAGTCCCCTGGAGGGCTTTCTAAATTATCAAAACTCAGTCCCCACCCTCAACCTGACTCTCAGAGGCGGGGCCTGGGCATCAGTATTTGttaaaagttccccaggtgattctgttgtTCACCCAGCATAGGAACCGTAAGCTCTCGTGAACATACCAAGCTCTTATACCCACCAACCTTTTGCAGAGTTTCCTCCATCTGtaattcctttctctcccttttctgtgTAATAAAACTTTGCTCATTCTTCAAACCTCAATATTACCTCTTCTCTGAAGGGGTGTCtgatctctccctcctcccaagaGTTTGTTGCTCTCTCTACCATGGGCTTATAGCGTTTCCTACATTTTCCATGTACGTGTTGATCAGGAGTTatttaaaggaaggacccttcTCTTATCCATAATGTGCCCCAGAAGCCTTGCATAGTGCTTGGCATCTTGGTAAAGTTTGAATAAAATTGTCAACCTGACTTCAGTGCCTGAAGAGACTCTAGTCTGATCCATTTTACAGTCGGTATGTAATTacctgaaataaaattataaagcaacTGCCACGTGTTGGTGAGGGTCAAATCTTGCCAGAGAAATTGAATTTTGTTCTATGATAATGTGACAGACAGTAACAAGGAGGAATCATAGGGTGACTGTATACTGAATGAATGACCCATTCTATCACGATTTCAgtaaagttcttaattttttcaagATAGCTTTTTCTCAGTGATAATCTAGGAAGACATTGTCCCAATTATGCAGTTTTAGTAGATGAGGAACTAACTATCAAAGAAAGGCTTCTATGATTAATAATTGATAgatatgaattattattattatatataatgccATTGCAAAAATTGGGGGAGAGCCCACAGGCTACTGGAATGTAGATCGTTATTAAGTTTTGGTTGCCACAGTTCATCAAAGACATGGAGAAATGCGTGAGGATTCAGAGATGAATGCCAAAGATAATTAAAGGAGTGGAAAACAGGTCCTATGTGGAAAGGTTGTGTAACTACAGCAAGAGGAGGTTGAGAGATACACATTTGATTACTAATTTGATGTACATCACATTTTCGTGAGATAGTTTCTTtatattcacacacaaaaaaaacaaagcgTGAGGAAATTAGCTTAAATTAGAATAGGCAGGTTTCAGCTGGACATTAAGAAAACTAACTGGACTtacaaaatgcaaatctgatcatgttattttcttgttaaaaaaaaaccttaattaaCTTCCCACTGTCTCTAGGTCAaagcctactttaaaaaaaatagataaataaagcaTGTAATTTATTAGTTAGCTGATTTTTGACAGATCAAagttccagtgatttttttttttttaaggaagatgaCATACAACAATGATTTGGgaattttaatttgtttgaaaatgaaattatgaaTGATGCAGAAATCATATGTCATATCAAAAATAGATGGagataaatatgaaaaagaaaaagaggggaaaacaaACACAGAGCCCAAAATTGCTTATGTTGTGGCCCAAATGCTCTTTCTATGTTATGTTGAGACACACCTTGAATCCAAAACAGTCCACAATGCACAAATCGTGACGTGGAGGAGCCATGATGTATGATGTGTTCTGTCTTACGAGCAAGTTCATATTAGGTTTTATTAAGTAAAtctacattaaaatgttttaggctgaaaaaaatgcttgatatgtaTTATCTGTTTAAAGATTTCCTTCCTCTaccattttgagaatttttttaaacttttagtcTAGAATAATTCAAACATACAGAGTTGCAAGAACAGTACAAAGAAGACCCATACACCTTTTCCCCAATTTACCTTGTGTTAACATTTTACCCCCTTGTgtatttgttctctctctctccctctctctacacacacacacacacacacacacacacacacacacagaatttttGTTTTACCACTTGAGAATAAATTGCATATATTATGGTCCTTTGCTTACAAATCCTTCAGGGTGTATTTTCTTAGAATAAGGCTATGCTGTTTCACAACCACAGGACAGGCATCAACTTTAGTAAATTTAATACAGATACAATACTTTAATCTAGCATCCATATCCTAATTGTTTCCATTAATGTCCTTTATagtgttttcttctcctttagtATAGGATCTAGTCAAAGCCTTATGTTTTTTGAAATGTCATTTGAGGCTCTCAACAAGCAAACTTCTGGGGTTATCTCTTTCCAGTTCCAAGCTCTcaccttcccctccaccccagaTTCAAGCCCCTGTGCCTTCTTTTCTGCTCCTTGGAATGCTAGAATCCCCTACATTACAAAACacctacttttctttttccttcaagactcagtCTTTTATGAAGACTCTTCTTACTGCCCACCTGAGCCCAAGTGGAATCAACCAAGTTAGAAGCCAGGGGGCTTTCTCCTTAACCGCTCCCCACATCCTGTACCCTCAGTGTACGTGAAACATCTTAGTGCATATTCATGAGTATGCATCCACCCACTCTCATCCTCTGCCATGAGACtctaagatctttaaaaaaaaaaaaaaggactgtatTTTATTGGTCTTTGTATCCCCAGATATTAACATAGGGTCTGTCACACAGGAAgtgctttagaaatatttattaatcagcAATGGAATCTATCAGTGTAAAGAGCTGCTGAAGGAAGTTGTAGGGTGTCTGATCCTGTAGAGcttcaaaagaaggaaaatgctCTTCAAACCAGGGGCCTTAAAATGGTTCTGTGGGGAAATGGGAatgagtgggggaggggcggggaggcttGATCTCTAAAAGGTTTTCCAGTTATATGGTAGAATATGGTGAAATCAGGAATAACTTTTACAATTCTTAAGGTTTCTCAAGGTCATGCACAGCCTTCACAAAAACATAGACtagaattactttttaatttttaattttgaactgATTTTAGACTTTCAGAAATgttacaaaaatagtacagacCGTTCTTAGCGATTCTTCACCCAGCTTACCCTAATATTAACATCTTCTATAACCGTACAACAATGATCAAACTCAGGAAGTTAGCATTGGCACAGTGCTATTAACTAAACTATGACCTTATTCAAATTTTACCAACTTTTCCGCTAATGTCTTTTATCTGTTCTGGGATCTTATTCAGGTTCTCACATTgtgtttagttgtcatgtctccttctTTGCCTCCaatctgtgacagttcctcagtctgTCCTTGCCTTTTATgatcttgacacttttgaagagtatcGGTCAGTTTTTTGTAGCATGTCCCTCATTTTGAGTTTGACGTTTTCTCATGAGTGGATTAAGGTTCTGCATTTTTGACAGAACACCACAGAGGTGATGGTGTGCCCTCCTCAGAGCATAATATCCAGGGTACATGGTGTCGTATGTCTTAGTAATGTTGATGTTGAACTTGATCACTTGGGTAAGGAGGTTTCTGTTAGATTTCTGCCTGTAGAGCTACCATCTTTCCCTTTGACATTAATAAATGTCttaaagatattttgtttttttgtctgctCCAtttggcttgtggaatcttagttccccaaccagggatcgaagaAACTGGGCCTGGTAAGTGAAagggctgccagggaattcccaaagataCTTGGAAACTATGCGAATAGCCTGTTTCTCCTCAAACGTTCATCGACCAATATTTGCATCCATCGGCAATTCTTGTCTGCAACAAATTGTGACGTTTGCCTAATAACGAATTTcttatttccctctttccttctacatttattgacTGGAATTCTTCTGGAAGGAGAAGCTGCATTGACTGGACTTAGATGCAGAATGTCACTTATTCCATCATTCTTTTCCGATCTTTTGATTTTTCAGATTATTAGTTTgacagatgtattttttttaatgtctttagtgTTCTTATTtaagcatttacattttattaatgcTTGCCTAAAGGCATTACAATCACTTAAGTTATGTactgcattttctttattatagGCAGACTGAATGACActcaattttataaatgaaaaatcaatgacttgtctttttctttataaatttatttatttatttatttttggctgcattgggtcttcgttgcctcgcacgggctttctctagttgcagccagcgggggctacttttcctcacgtgtgtgggcttctcattgtgatggcttttcttgttgcggagcacgggctctaggcgcgtgggcttcagtagttgtggcacgtgggcttcagtagttgtggcacgtgggcttcagtagttgtggcatacgggctctagagcacaggctcagtagttgtggcgcacgggcttagttgctctgcggcatgtgggatcttcccggaccagggctcgaacccgtgtcccctgcattggcaggcggattcttaaccactgctccaccagggaagtcccatgacttatctttttaaagaacacaaCTGAAGGACTTTAAAAGAGATACACCCTACATACAGGCCTTAAAAAATTACTAGTTCTTTGTTTAGCTTCTGAATatctagtaataaaaataatattaataaaatatggtTGTTGCCTAGCCACAAACAGTTCATGGAACACATGTAAGTTCTATATCAGGAGAACCTTAATTTAAGCATTTCTTGGCCTTTGTATGTTTACATTGTTAATTGTAGCTGAATTACACATAACACAGTATATTTAGCATGGATTCTTGTAGCTCAGCAATTTCTATCGACCATAGTTATCATGTCCTGTTTGCCTACAGTGGTTAGCCAGCAGAAAGGCATCAAATTGCAGCTGATTCATTTCTGAGTCAGTGATAAATCACTTTCCAAGAACGCTATGcctcattttataaaaaattggaaaagagcATTATTTAGACCAGAGgttaacaaacttttttttttgtaaagggtACAATAATAAATCCcttaggctttgtgggtcataCAGTCTGTGTCACACCTACTCTGCTGTGTAGCGTGAAAGCAGCTGCAGACAATATGCAAGTGAGTgggcatgactgtgttccaataaaactttatttacaaaaaaacaggtggcaggctggGGGTTACAGCTGACCCCTGATTTAGACAGACTTAGAATATACATTAACATTTATccttgtctttcatttttctctaaagGCAGAAGACTcatctttgaaaatatgtatttggGAGATAGTCACGTTCTATTGAGTACCTTGTGCTGGTGCTGCCATAGAAAAATCTGGTTACACTCCGGGGAGGTCTGCTGCGGCTGCAGGACTGATCCGCCTCGGCCCTGAGATGAGTGTCCAGCCTGAGCGGGCACACCATGAATAGATACACAACCATCAAGCAACTCGGGGATGGAACCTATGGTTCCGTCCTGCTGGGAAGAAGCATCGAGTCTGGGGAACTGATTGCTATTAAAAAGTAAGTTTTATCCTTCATGCTCACGAATCCATCCTCAATGACACATTGTCAACATAGTTTTAACTCTATGCTCTCCATTCCTCATCTGTGCAAAGTTTCCACAGGGGAGGCATGGAGAAGAATCTCAGACATTGATTGCTATGGGTTAGATGACTGTGAACTCTGGGATGCTCGTGTTAGAGTCTTAAACACATCCGCATGTTAGATGCACTACTTTGCATACAGCTCTAGTACTTGTTCCAAGGATCTTCTCATATGGGGAGGTAGTAACAAGcagattaagaaatattttataggaAAGGAAACTGAAACTGAGAAATGAAATGACTTATTTTGGATCCTTTACACGTGGGGTAGTCTGGTGACTACGGttttgctccccccaccccactcgcCCTTTGCAATCTGAGTCCAGACCCATTGTATTAGTTATGTGTTGCTGCATAACAGTTTACCCCCCAAAATTGTGGTTTAAGACaactatctcacagtttctgtgggtcaggagtctgggccTGGCTTAGCTGAGTTCTCTGCTTTGgggtctctcatgaggctgcAGTCAAGCTGCTAGCTGGTGCtggggtctcatctgaaggctggactggggaaggatccacttccaagctcactcacatgaCTGTGGGCAGCATTCAGTACCTCGGGGGTTGTTGGACTGAGGGCCTTAGTCCTCTGCTGGCTCTTGGCTGGAGGCTGCCCTCAGTCCCTTGCCGTGTGGGCCTCTCCAAAGAGCAGCTCACAACATGGCAACTTGCTCCATCAAGACATGGAAATCAAGAAGGCAATGAGAGTCTTCAACCAGGATGGAAGTGACATCTTATTGCATTTGTAAACTAATCACAGAAGGGGTATCCTCTCAAACTGCtgtattctattggttagaagcaagtcatttAAAGAAGGGGGATTATGCCAGtttgtgaataccaggaggtgggggGCTTTGGGGACCATTTTAGAGTCTGCCTGCCACACCCATCTATATCCAGTTGCCTTCTCAACATCTCCATTTGGATGCCCTGAAGACACTTCACACTCATCATACCCAAAACTGAACTTACATCCAGCACATAATGCCTGTCTTGATAAATGACACATTTCCATCCCCGCAAAGCCTGGGAGTCCCCCGACACCCCTCCCTGTGCCCCAGCATTGGTCGTCTGGTCCTATAGACTCTAACTACCAGATATTTATCTGATCCACCTACTTCTCCGATTCCCCACTGCTAACCTCCCATTCAACTCATTATCATTTACCACCTCTGCCTCTAGAATACTTTCCTCTCTAGGGTTCCTGGCTTCCATTCTTACCCCTGTCCATTCCAGCCTGAAGGGATTATATTAAACACGTGAGTCTAATTGTCTAAAATCAATTGTACCAAACCTTCTTTGCTGCCCCATCATGTCCCCTTGTCCTGCCTGACTTCAGCATGCTGGGGTGTTCAGTGATGTGCCCGCCACCAGTATCCCACCTCAGGTTCACGTGGGAGACTCAACCAAGGTGCTCCTGCTTGGTCCACAGAAGGTCCCCAGCAGGACTGAGCCCCCGTCACCCACTGCAGTGTCAGCTCCGTAATGTGTCCTTTCATGGGTTTCCCCCCTCTCTGTTCTCAGGTTCCCTGCTCCTTGCCCTGGGTTCCTGGAATCACCTCCCAAATCAACTCCCTGCACCCAAGtccttgcctcaggctctgctttcaggGATCCCAGACGAAGAGGTTTTAATGTCTTCCTATCAGTTTTAGGGTCAAGCCCCCAATTTTACAACTTGCTGCTTCACTCGGCCCCTGCCTGTTTTCTTTGGCTGCATTTCCTCCCACTACTCCCTTGCCTGCTTTGTCCTGGCCACACTGGCCTTTCGGCTTCTTGAACTCACCAGATACCTTTCTGCCCTCTGTCTTCCCATGCTACTCACTACCCCACGCCTCCGACCAGGCCAAATTCTCCTAGTCCTTCAGGTCTTGGTTGA
This genomic interval from Balaenoptera ricei isolate mBalRic1 chromosome 11, mBalRic1.hap2, whole genome shotgun sequence contains the following:
- the LOC132374609 gene encoding uncharacterized LOC128092246 homolog, whose product is MYLGDSHVLLSTLCWCCHRKIWLHSGEVCCGCRTDPPRP